In Clostridiales bacterium, one genomic interval encodes:
- a CDS encoding prepilin-type N-terminal cleavage/methylation domain-containing protein — protein MRKDDGFSLTELIVSLTLLGFVLALGYSISQVVSIGQRNADRESRLSREITYPLTRISEILIQNSRIEASPAPTGMVLSVRTDQDLDNVQEQHNFQLVTEGGDTYIEQRVFLLNTSGVRVLPARFVARWGTRVTNVDAGVPLFRYFDASGALITDMSKVPNTARSVEITIRSTVDGRIVQDSVRAAFRNRDS, from the coding sequence GTGAGAAAAGACGACGGGTTCTCTCTCACGGAGCTTATCGTCTCGCTCACGTTGCTCGGGTTTGTGTTAGCTCTCGGGTATTCGATCTCCCAGGTCGTGTCTATAGGGCAGCGCAATGCTGACAGGGAATCGCGACTCTCTAGGGAGATCACATACCCGCTCACGAGAATCAGCGAGATCCTCATACAGAACAGTCGGATCGAGGCATCCCCCGCTCCCACGGGAATGGTGCTCTCGGTTAGAACCGATCAAGATCTTGACAACGTACAAGAGCAGCATAACTTCCAGCTCGTGACGGAAGGCGGAGACACGTACATCGAGCAGCGGGTGTTCCTGCTGAACACGTCAGGCGTGCGGGTGTTACCTGCGCGGTTTGTGGCCAGGTGGGGAACACGGGTGACTAACGTGGATGCAGGCGTGCCGCTGTTCCGGTACTTCGACGCGAGTGGCGCGCTGATCACCGACATGTCCAAAGTGCCAAACACCGCGCGCAGTGTGGAGATCACGATTCGGTCGACGGTGGATGGCCGTATCGTTCAAGACTCGGTCCGAGCCGCGTTCAGGAACCGGGACTCGTAG
- a CDS encoding prepilin peptidase, producing MDLIDLWFSVALFLLGLALGSFANVVIWRFPRGESVVSPGSSCPHCGSLVRWFDNVPVISWLLLRARCRACHSPISPRYPIVELLSALLWLVAALFFGVGPQAIIVGIFFWVLLVLSFIDIDTMRLPNPIVGALAAVGLAAAVVSQFWGTLSVPLAGSQQPLVSALLGALLGAGLSGIVAAVYSGVRGRAGFGMGDVKLLGAMGLFLGPYVLLALMTGSVIGTVYGIAVAARTGSGLQSKIPFGPFLAVGGVATAVLGPAVVEWYTSLIGIS from the coding sequence TTGGACCTCATCGATCTGTGGTTTTCCGTAGCGCTCTTTCTGCTCGGTCTTGCACTTGGCAGTTTTGCAAACGTCGTTATCTGGCGCTTCCCGCGGGGGGAGTCGGTCGTCTCGCCCGGCTCGAGCTGCCCGCACTGCGGCTCTTTGGTCCGATGGTTCGATAACGTGCCCGTCATCTCCTGGCTCCTGCTGCGCGCGCGGTGTCGCGCCTGCCACTCACCAATCTCGCCGCGATATCCGATCGTTGAGTTGCTAAGCGCTTTGCTCTGGCTTGTCGCCGCGCTTTTTTTTGGCGTCGGGCCGCAGGCGATCATCGTCGGCATATTCTTTTGGGTACTTCTGGTGCTGTCATTCATAGACATCGACACGATGCGTCTTCCCAATCCGATAGTCGGCGCGCTTGCTGCCGTCGGCCTCGCGGCCGCTGTTGTTTCGCAGTTTTGGGGCACGCTGTCAGTGCCACTTGCCGGTTCACAGCAGCCGCTTGTCAGCGCTCTGCTCGGCGCTCTGCTCGGCGCGGGGCTAAGTGGCATCGTTGCCGCCGTGTACTCCGGGGTGAGGGGCAGGGCGGGGTTTGGAATGGGAGACGTCAAGTTGCTCGGCGCGATGGGGCTCTTCCTAGGGCCCTACGTCCTGCTTGCCCTGATGACCGGTAGCGTGATCGGCACCGTGTACGGGATCGCTGTCGCAGCGCGCACGGGTTCCGGCCTTCAGTCGAAGATACCGTTCGGCCCGTTTCTCGCTGTTGGAGGGGTGGCTACGGCCGTACTCGGTCCGGCCGTTGTGGAGTGGTACACGTCACTTATCGGTATCAGCTGA
- a CDS encoding prepilin-type N-terminal cleavage/methylation domain-containing protein: MRVFQKRDEGFTLVELMVVILIIGILVAIAIPVFNAARATAQERTCHANQRTIEGAVQQVVATGNIQPTAVTLPMILGDADIPGADPLRQEFIAQNPVCPTNNVEPYVLTNGQTTCPDATTPHGRFQ, from the coding sequence ATGAGAGTGTTCCAGAAGAGGGACGAGGGCTTCACCCTTGTCGAGCTGATGGTCGTCATCCTTATTATCGGTATACTCGTCGCGATCGCTATACCAGTTTTCAACGCCGCGCGCGCCACCGCCCAGGAGCGGACGTGCCACGCGAACCAGCGCACTATAGAGGGCGCGGTGCAGCAGGTTGTCGCTACCGGCAATATTCAGCCTACGGCTGTTACGTTGCCCATGATCCTTGGAGACGCGGATATTCCCGGAGCAGATCCGTTGCGACAGGAATTCATTGCCCAGAACCCTGTGTGCCCGACGAACAATGTCGAGCCCTATGTTCTCACCAATGGTCAGACAACGTGCCCGGACGCCACCACTCCACACGGACGCTTCCAGTAG